In Ostrea edulis chromosome 6, xbOstEdul1.1, whole genome shotgun sequence, a single window of DNA contains:
- the LOC130047251 gene encoding uncharacterized protein K02A2.6-like, which produces MEEMGTTMRLYLNIAMHERDEKDQCSAFLYTIGQDGREIYNTITISNNDKDKIEPLFTKFKEYCAPRENITVWRHRFHTRQQGKTETIDQYVTDLRVIAKNCKFGALEEDMLRDRIVCGVNSERVKERLLRDNKLTLESALSVCRASEESAIHLSDLHSEEATAAAVFKKSSKDREYRKQQVNRNDRKKHSVKPTNSREQKSKVKACGKCGTSHDVGKCPAHGKNCLKCNKPNHFAKMCRTKNVNIVEHNEVTTDEFFINAVNSNTSTVTKDEAYVNLVFNKMTVRMKIDTGSQVNIIPRDILSKLSVKKQIVNTSVTLKCYMGNHIPIIGKCFLRYKNHDLEFFVTKTDTTPLLGLKSCVDLGLVKLTMMTQKEDKTDLVNQFSSVFQGLGCLRDPYHIQLNSTVQPVVHPPRTFPAALRNELKASLDEMESQGVIGKVDEPTEWVNSIVCVEKSNGKLRICLDPRDLNKAIKREYYQLPTIEEITTRLAGARVFSKLDANIGYWQIPLDPQSQKLTTFNTPFGRYCFRRMPFGIKSAQELFQKRISQHFCHIPGVEVDIDHDILVEHH; this is translated from the coding sequence ATGGAGGAAATGGGAACAACCATGCGGTTGTATTTGAACATCGCTATGCACGAGCGGGACGAAAAGGATCAATGCAGTGCATTCCTCTACACAATCGGGCAAGATGGGCGTGAAATTTACAACACGATAACAATTTCGAATAACGACAAGGACAAAATAGAACCTTTGTTCACGAAGTTCAAGGAATACTGTGCACCCCGGGAAAACATAACGGTTTGGAGACACAGATTCCACACACGGCAACAAGGTAAAACAGAGACAATAGATCAGTATGTTACAGATTTACGTGTGATAgctaaaaactgtaaatttGGAGCCTTAGAAGAGGATATGTTGCGCGATCGAATTGTTTGTGGTGTTAACTCGGAGAGAGTGAAAGAGAGGCTACTTCGGGACAACAAATTGACACTGGAGAGTGCATTGAGCGTGTGCAGAGCCAGTGAGGAATCGGCAATACACCTCAGTGATTTGCACAGTGAAGAAGCGACTGCAGCCGCAGTGTTCAAGAAATCATCAAAGGACAGAGAGTATCGCAAGCAACAGGTAAACAGAAATGACAGAAAGAAGCACAGTGTAAAACCGACAAACTCCCGAGAACAGAAAAGCAAAGTCAAAGCATGCGGAAAGTGTGGAACTAGTCATGACGTGGGTAAGTGTCCAGCGCATGGGAAGAACTGTTTAAAATGCAACAAGCCCAATCACTTTGCCAAAATGTGCAGAACTAAAAACGTAAACATTGTGGAGCACAATGAAGTGACTACCGATGAATTCTTCATAAACGCAGTGAATAGCAACACAAGTACCGTTACCAAGGATGAGGCATATGTGAATCTCGTGTTCAACAAAATGACTGTAAGAATGAAGATTGACACAGGGTCGCAAGTTAACATAATTCCCAGAGACATCTTGAGCAAACTGTCAGTGAAAAAACAAATTGTAAACACTTCAGTGACATTAAAGTGTTACATGGGCAACCACATACCGATCATAGGGAAGTGTTTTCTGAGGTACAAGAATCACGATTTGGAATTCTTTGTGACAAAAACAGACACTACTCCACTACTCGGACTGAAATCATGTGTAGACCTCGGATTGGTTAAACTCACTATGATGACTCAGAAAGAAGATAAAACAGATCTGGTCAACCAATTCTCATCAGTGTTCCAAGGTTTGGGATGTCTACGGGACCCTTACCACATACAGCTAAACTCTACTGTGCAACCAGTTGTGCACCCACCTCGAACATTTCCAGCAGCACTACGAAATGAATTAAAAGCTTCATTGGATGAAATGGAGTCACAAGGCGTAATTGGAAAAGTAGACGAACCAACGGAATGGGTCAACTCTATTGTTTGTGTGGAAAAATCCAATGGCAAATTAAGGATATGTCTGGACCCACGGGATCTCAACAAAGCGATCAAGCGAGAGTATTACCAATTACCCACAATTGAGGAAATCACCACTCGATTAGCAGGAGCTAGAGTCTTCAGTAAACTGGACGCCAACATTGGCTATTGGCAGATACCACTTGACCCACAGAGCCAAAAACTTACAACATTTAACACACCTTTCGGACGTTACTGTTTTCGAAGGATGCCATTTGGAATCAAAAGTGCACAGGAACTCTTCCAGAAACGAATCTCACAACATTTCTGTCACATTCCAGGAGTAGAAGTGGACATTGATCATGACATAttagttgagcatcactga
- the LOC125646442 gene encoding complement C1q tumor necrosis factor-related protein 4-like — MDWFVTHRSNAMLKDIDNVFPLSVLCQSSDNVAFTLGQTSHLYLSHGEQIAYNKVITNNSATFDPQGSFICKNPGIYAFHFFSLAHTQSRIWIELYKNTNYICSTYGYTSHGYADAGNSVLLHLNTNDHVTIRTHSSHNTTLYGTDNQIYTTFTGILLSSDVIEYEYKKVSFSVGLDHRVHAANGKIVLYNDIILASSAYNSRTGVFTAPLDGTYIFHYHGLAQNNKTVWLELYHNHDYVTSAWGHTESGYADAGNTVILHLFSGDQVYVKTRNKIPVDLFGSTNQVYTTFSGNMLAPLTHNLDDSLSEISFSAGQCLI, encoded by the exons ATAACGTATTTCCCCTTTCAGTGTTATGTCAGAGTTCCGACAACGTAGCGTTTACACTGGGCCAGACCAGCCACCTTTACCTCAGTCACGGAGAGCAGATAGCATATAACAAGGTCATCACAAATAACTCAGCGACCTTTGACCCTCAAGGTTCTTTCATTTGCAAAAACCCTGGGATTTATGCCTTCCATTTCTTCTCCCTGGCTCACACTCAAAGCAGAATTTGGATAGAACTGTACAAGAACACAAATTACATCTGTTCCACATATGGATATACGTCACATGGTTACGCAGATGCCGGAAATTCGGTTCTGCTTCATTTGAATACAAATGATCATGTGACTATACGAACTCACTCATCACATAACACGACTCTTTACGGAACAGACAACCAAATCTATACGACATTTACTGGAATTCTACTATCTTCTGATGTTATCG aatatgaatataaaaaagtgTCGTTTTCGGTGGGACTTGACCATCGTGTGCATGCAGCAAATGGGAAAATCGTATTGTATAACGATATCATCTTGGCGAGCAGCGCCTACAACTCACGGACTGGAGTGTTCACGGCTCCACTAGATGGGACAtacatatttcattatcatgGACTTGCTCAAAACAATAAG ACTGTATGGCTGGAGTTGTACCACAACCATGACTACGTCACTTCCGCTTGGGGCCACACAGAGTCTGGATATGCGGATGCTGGCAATACCGTTATACTACACCTTTTTTCAGGTGACCAAGTTTACGTCAAGACGAGAAACAAAATCCCAGTGGATCTCTTTGGAAGTACAAACCAGGTTTACACCACATTCTCAGGAAATATGTTGGCACCGCTTACACACAATTTAGACG ATTCCCTGTCGGAAATATCATTTTCGGCCGGCCAGTGCTTGATTTAA